ACGAGAGACGCCGCCCGGCGAACGGTACGAGCGCCGCGAGCACGAGCGTCCCGAGCGCGATGGCGGTGGGGGAGTCGCCGTACAACGGCCACAGGTACGTCGCGACCGCGGGCATCGTCTCGACGTAGTAGCGCACGCCGACGAGGAACGCGAGCCCGTTCGCGAGCAGGAGGAGCGCGAGCGTGAACGGCGTCGTCAGGTAGAACTCCGCGAGCGACGCGGGCAGGGGGTTACGGGTCGCGGTGTCGTCGGCCACGTCTGTCCGTCGTCTCGTACGCCTCCGGCATAACGGCGCGTGGTTCGCGACGGGACCACACCGCGCCCCCGACACCCCGAAGCAGCGCAGGCGGGTGTCGGGGACGGACCGGCTCCCGACCAGCCGCCGGCGATGATCGCCGACACACCGCGGGGTGGGACTTTCGCGGTCTTCGTGTTCGTCGCGGTCTTCGCAACCGCTCTCGTGGGGACGGCAGCAGTCGTTCGGTCGATCTACCACCGATCCCGTATCGATCATCGCCACCGCTAAGCCCCGAAGCCCCCAGCGACGACTAACGGAATGAGCCTCCTCGCCGACCTCACGTCCGACGACGGTCTCCCCGAGCGGCCGGACCTCCCGTGGTACGTCGCGCCGCTCCCGCGGGCGGTGGAGAACTTCGGCCTCCACGTCGCCGCGCTCGTCGTCGCGGTCAACCTCGTCGGGACCGCCTTCGGCTTCTGGTACTACGGCTTCCACCCGCTCCCGCTGTCGGACCCGCTGATCACCTGGCAGTTGGGCGGGACGCCGCCGTCGATGTGGGTGTTCGTCCCCGACTCGCCCGTGGCGACGCTGTTCATCGCGCTCGCGCTCGGCCTGTGGAAACTGGGGCGCTCGAACGAGTACGTGAACGCGCTGGCGTTCTTCGGCTGCTGGAAACTCGGGCTGTGGACGCCGTTCGTCCTCCTCGCGTTCGCCGACGGCTTCACCGCGACGACGCCGCTCCCGATGTATCTGTTCCTGCTGTTCTCGCACCTCGCGATGACCGTCGAGGGGTTCCTCCTGTACCGCATCGCCGACTTCCCGGTGAAGGCGGTCGCCGTCGCGCTGGCGTGGTACGGCCTCAACGACGTGGTCGACTACTTCCTGCCGATCGTCGGGACGCCACACCACACGCTGATGCCCGGGCAGGTGGCGCTGGAGGGGACGCTGGGGTTCACCCATCCGTCGCCGACCCACGAAATCGCCGCTGCAGGTGCGGTCGTGCTCACGCTCACGGCGACGTTCCTCGTGCTCGCCACCCGGGTGAAGAAGTTCGAGGTCGGCGCGCTCCGGTCGGGCGAACCGGGCGAGTAGTTATGATTCGTCGGGGCGACGTTGTCCCGTGAGCAAACCCACCCTCTTTCGCGCGCTCGCGGACCTCCCGCTGACGGTCGAGTCCGCGGGACTGCGTCGCCGGTCGCGCGACACCTCCTCCGGGTTCGAGCGCGTCTCCACGACGGTCCGACTCCGTGGGGCGGGCGAACTCGGGCGCGGCGAGGACGTGACCTACGACGCCCCCGACCACGACGCGCTGTTCGCCGACCCCGGACGCGACCCCCGCACGCCCGCCGACGGTGTCGACTTCCTCGACGCGTTCGCCGGCGAGTGGACGGTTCGTGAGTTCTCCGCCCACCTCGACAACGTCGACCTATTCCCGATGGGCGACCCCGAACGGGAGACGGCCCACCACTACCGGCGCTGGGCGGTGGAGTCCGCGGCGGCGGACCTGGCGCTCCGGCAGTCGGACACCGACCTCGCGAGCCTGCTCGACCGCGACCGCGACCCGGTGACGTTCGCGGCGTCGACGCGACTGGGGGATCCGCCGACCGCCGACCGGGTGACCGCCATCGCCGAACGGGTGCCCGGCATCGAGTTCAAACTCGACCCGACCCCCGAGTGGACAGACGAGGTGGTCGCCGCGCTCCCCACGAGCCAGGTGCGCGTGCTCGACCTCAAGGGCCTGTACGAGGGGACCGAGGTGGACGTCGAACCGGACGCCGACTTCTACCAGTGGGTGCTCGACTCGTTCCCGAACGCGGTGATCGAGGACCCAGCGATCACCGACGAGACGCGCCACGTGTTCGAGGGCGAAGCGCACAGAGTGTCGTGGGACTACCCGATCACCGGCGTCGACAGCGTCGAGGCGCTCCCGTGGGAACCCGAGTGGCTGAACGTGAAGCCGTCTCGGTTCGGCACGATAGAGTCGTTGTCGGACACGCTGGAGTGGGCCCGCGAGCACGAGGTCACGCTGTACGGCGGCGGCCAGTTCGAGTTGGGCGTCGGTCGCGACCAACTGCACGCGCTCGCGTCGGTGTTCTACCCGGACGCCCCGAACGACGTGGCCCCCGGCGTGTTCAACCTCCCCGCGGTGTCGGACCGACTCCCCGGAACCCCGCTGGCGCCACGGGCGGCGCCGCGCGGGTTCGAGTTCTGACTCGTCGTCCCTCGACGGTCTCGCGCCGTTCGACGTCGCTCCCGCAGGGTCGAACGGTGCCCCGATTCACGCGCGCGGACGTTACTCGGTGATGTCCGACGACCCCGGGGTACCGTAACTCCCTCCGCAGGTGGTTACGAGACCACGGTTCCGCTGAAGCGGGCCTCCATCGCCGCCGACCCCGGGTAGATGTACCCGATGCCACCGAAGAGTAGCTCTCCCTCGATAGTGGACGCGTCATCGGAGAAGCGCAGGTTCATCCCCCCCTGGTAGATCTGATACACGTTCGCCGTGAGTCCGGACAGGGCGTTGAACGAGTTCAACAGTGCCGTGCGGGCGATCCCCCCTGGGTCACCGTCGAGGCGGATCGCGATGCTGTTCGAGTCGGGTTGCGTGACCGACGCGATGTCGATCTGTGCGGTCCGGGAGGTGGTGTCTGCGGGAATGCCGACCGCGGGGTAGAGCCCGGTGTTCGTCGCGAACCAGACCGAACCGGCCTGGGGCGCGCTCCCGGGTGAGCCCGACCGAATGGCGACGTCCCGTGCGTTGACACCCGTTCCGGAGGCACCGCTTCGGTCGATGGTGGGAGCGACCACGAGGAGTGCCGGCCGGGTGAACGTGACGCCACTCGACGTTCTGCCGGTCATCGTGATCAGGTAGGCCGTCTGCGACACCGGCACGTCGGCGCTCGCGCGCCCGGTGACAGCGCGGAGCCCAGCGAGGCCGACCGCGGTCGCACCGAGCGCCTTCACGGCGGTGCGACGTGAGATCTGATTCGACGGGGGATCGATACTGGAGGCGCGAGTGCGTGAGTTCACGAACGTAGTACGCTAGATGCTAACATATCTGTGCGTTCAGAACGAGTACACGATCGACTCCGATGTGGCTAGATTGATCTGCGCCGTGGAGACGGACACAGACTAGCCTCGGGTGGGAACGCCAAACTGAGTCTCGCGGCGGTCGGGACGCGTCACCATCCGTGGGGCTATCGAGCCTGGCATCTCCCCGAGGATCCGCTCAGTTTCCGTCACTCACCCTCTCCATCGTCGAGACGGGGGCGATGCGAACGCTTACTACACACCTCTCGCACGCTTGCGCCATGTCGACGGACGACGGTCGGATCGCTCGCGCGGTCGACAACGCGCTCAGGTATCCCGGAGCCGCCTACCGACTCCTGTTCGCCGTCGTGGTGGGATTCTTCCTCGTGTTCGCGGGGTTCCCCATCTACTGGCTGCTCGTCGTCGCGGTGACGCCGACCGGGGCGGCGCCCGGACTCGTCCCCGAGTCGGTGACGGCGACGAACGTGCTCGTCGTCGTGGTCGGCTCGGAGTTCCTCCGGTACGTGTTCAACAGCCTCGTGATCGCGGCGTGCACGACGGTCGCCGTGGTCGTCGTCGCGAGCCTCGCGGGCTACGCGTTCGGGCGACTGGAGTTCCCCGGGAAGCGAGCCCTCCTGATCGTGACGCTGTGTGTGGCGTACTTCCCGCCGGTTGCGTTCGTCATCCCGTTGTTCCGCTTGCTCTCTGGGGCGCTGGAGGTGTCGGTCTTCGGCGTCACCGCCACGAGTCCCGACCTGTTCAACACGCCCGCCGGTCCCGGCATCCCGCTGACGGGGTTGACGATGCCGCTGGCCATCTTCATCCTCACAACGTTCTTCGAGCGCATTCCGGACACCCTGGAGGACGCCGCCCGCGTCGAGGGGACGACTCGCCTCGGTGCGCTCGTCCGGGTGATCGTCCCGCTGTCGCGCCCGGGCATCGCGACTGCTGCGGTGCTCACCTTCCTCCAGGTGTACACGGAGTTCTTCTTCTCGCTGCTCATGACCAACGGCGACCCGCAGGACTGGGCGCCGATCGTCCCGGTTATTCGGGGGCTCCGGAACGCCAACGCCTCGTTCGCCGCCGCGGCTGCGGTGATCGCACTCGTGCCCGTCGTGCTCCTGCTGGCGCTGGCAGACGACCACGTGGTGGCGGGGTTGACCGCTGGCTACCGGTGAACGCCGGGCGTGGCGGAGCGAGTGCGCTCACCACTCGTAGTCGGAGGCGTCCTCGGCGGCGTGGGCGCGCACCCACAACTCCCCGATGCGCGAGAGGCGCGTCCGGTAGGACTTTCCGTGGGCCTCCTGCTCGACGTACCCTTTCCCGCCCGGCCCGAGGCGGTCGACGTTGTAGATCACTTTCGAGCGGAACGAGTCGGTGTACTCCTCGTCGAGTGTGCCCGCGAGCGCCTTCGCCAACTCGCTGACCGACTCGAACTCGCCCGCCTCGCCGAGTTTGAACAGGATCACCTCCTCGAACGGCTTCACGTTCGAGAAGGAGGCGACGGGGAGTTCGATGATGTGGCGCCCGTCGACCTCCTTGGCGCCGATGGTGGTGCCGCGCTCGTCGAACTCCGCGAGCAGGTCGGTCGCGGTGTCGAGGCGCTCGCGCACGCGGTCTGCGTCGACGCCCGCGACCGTCTTGGCCTCCTCGTCGGCGTCTCCCTCCGCACCGTCCAAGAGGTCGCGCAGCAGGTCGCGGTCCGCCCGCAGTTCCTCCGCCAATTCGGTCTCGAGGTACTTCTCGGGCGCCGTGTAGTACGTGTGGATGCGGTCGCGGTCGGCCTGCCGCTCGAGCGTGACGGAGTGGGCGGCAGTCGCGAACGCGAACGAGACGGGCCGCGGCATCGACGAGACGTTCACCCACACCTCGCGGTCGGCGTCCAACTCGGCGTTGATCAGGTCGTACGCCTGCTCGAAGGCGGCGTCGTAGTCGTACACGTCCGCGACGGCGACGCGCTCGGTCTCGGCGCCGAGCAGGTTCCGAAAGTCCGTCTCCAACTTCTTCGAGAGGTTCCGCGAGTACTCGACGTTCGCCTCGCTCCCGACGGCGCCCTCCAGCAGGACGACGCGGTCCACGTCGAACTGGTCGCGGACCAGCGGCGCGATGAGCCGGTCGTAGTCGAAGCCGACCGGGACGACGTGTGTCTGCATTCGTTCGACAGGTGCGGGCGGGCGTGGCAAAAGGGTGCCGTGGTCGGGTCAGTCCGCGCTCACGCCGAACTTCTCGGCGTTCTCGCCCGGCGAAGCCGTCGTCACGGCGGAGACGCCGACGGTCACCACCAGCGAGAGGAGCATACACCACAGCGCGTAGTCCCACGTCAGGTACGTCGTCGAGAGGAACGCCACGTCGCTGACGAACAGCGCGTGTGGGATGTACACGGCCTCGGCGGCGACGATTCCGGCGATCATCCCGGACTTCGTCGTCCGCGACCAGTAGAGCGCGAGGATGAGGGGAATGGTCAACTGGGCGTACCCGCCGAACGCCGTGTCGCCGAGCGTGACGAGCACGTCGAGCCCACCCCCGCCGCCGACAAGGAGGGAAGCCGCGAACGTCGACGCCGCGAACACGGCGACGCCGACGCGTGCGATCCACCCCTCGCGGTCGTCGCTCACGTCGGGGTCGACGAACGGGCGGTACAGGTCCCGCGTGAAGTACGACGACCCCGAGAGGAGCATCGAGTCCGATGAGGACATCATCGCCGCCAGCGCGCCAGCGATGACGAGCGCCGCGAACCACGCCGGCGTGTACTCGTTCAACAGGACCGGGAGGACGTTGCTCCCGTCGGGCACCGTGATGCCGAGGCCGACCGCCCACGACCCGAGCAGGAACGCGGGGACGAACAGCAGCAGGACGAGGACGGGCCACAGCGCGAACGATCGCTTCAGCGTCCGCGCGTCGTCGGCCATGAAGAACCGCTGGTTCACCTGCGGGAACGCCGCGACGCCGAACGCGATGACCACTGCGGTGCCGATCATCCACTGTGGCGAGTAGAGCCCGCCGCCCAGCGACGCGAACTCGGGGTTCGCCTGCGCCATCCCCGCGGTGAGCGCGGAGACACCGCCGGCGGCTGAGGCGACCCACGCGACCGCCAGCCAGACGACGCCGAGCATGAACACGCCCTGCAGTGTGTCGGTCCACGCGACGCCCCGGAGTCCCGAGAGGGCGACGTACGCGACCATGAACACCGTGATCAGCGCCGCGCCGGCCCAGTACGGCACCGCGCCGTCGGTCAGCCCCACGAGCGCCTGCCCGGCGCCGATCTGCTGGAGCATCACGTACGGGAACAGCCACAGGAGGCTCACGCCTGCGACCAGTCCGCGGAGACCGCGCGAGCCGAAGCGGTCGCCGAGCATCTCGCCCAGCGTCACGTAGCCGTGAGCCTTCCCGACGAGCCACTGCTTGTAACCGATGGCGTACCACAGGAGCGCGAACAGGATGCCGTCCATCAGCCCCATCACGAGGATCCACTCCGGCCCCGCGGCGAACGCGAGGTTGGGGCCGCCGAAGAAGGTGAACGCCGACAGCAGGGTCGCGAACGTCGTGAACAGGAGCACGACGGTCCCCACCGACCGCGACGCGAGGTAGTAGTCCTCCGCCGAGCGGTCCGTCAACCGGTAGGCGACCAACCCGATTGCCAGCGTGATCAGCAGGTAGCCGAGCACGACCACCACCGAGGTGCCCAACTCAGCCACGGCGGATCACCTCGGCGTCGACGCCGCGGTCCCAGCCGCCGGTGCGCGTGAACGCGTAGAACGCGACGGTCGCCAGCACCATCCAGCCGACGTGCCACCACAGCCAGAGGGGGAGGCCAGCGACGACGGTCGCGTCGCCCCACAGGAACCACGGGATCGCGAACGCCACGAGCACGGCGAACACGAGTACCCACAGCAGGTCCGATCGAGTGCGCGTCATCCCTCGGTGGTAGTAGTTCATGAACCATGAATGTTGTTCAATCACTCGTCGGTTCGAGGTATCGAAGAGAATAGTTCTTCAATGAACGTGGGGCCGGTCACGCCGCTGTTGGGAGGGCCAGGACGCGCGACCACCCGGCTTTATTCGCGGCGCCGCCGTGCGATCTGAGGATGGAGTACGTGCAGGAGCGCGTCGCGACGCTCCACTCGTTCGGTGACGCCGCACCGGATGCGCCGACCGACCGAGCGGCGGTCGTCGTTCCGATGACCGAGCGGGAGTACGCCGGCCTCGCCGCCGAACGCGTGCTGTCGGAGTTGGAGTCGCTCGACCCCGCCCGCGTCGTCGTCCCCCTGCGCGCCCCCGCCGAGCGCGTCGGCGCATTCCGCGAGTGGCTCGACGGCTTCGACCTGCCGTTGGAGACGCTGTGGTGTGACGGCCCCCGCGTGGACGGCCTGCTCTCGGACGCCGGACTGGACGGCGAGCGCGGGAAGGGGCGCGACGTGTGGCTGGCCCTCGGCAGGGCGCTTCGCGAAGAGTACGTCGTCGTCCACGACGCGGACACGAAGTCGTACTCACGGAACTACGTCCGCCGCCTGCTGTTCCCCCTGGCGAACGGCTTCGACTTCTCGAAGGGATACTACGCCCGCGTCGAGAACGGGCAGTTGTACGGGCGACTGTTCCGCCTGTTCTACTCCCCGCTCGTGCGGGCGTTACACGACGCGAACCCCGGGTCGGAGTTCCTGGCGTACATGGCGTCGTTCCGCTACGCGCTCGCGGGTGAGTTCGCCGCGACGAGCGACGTGGTCGGGTCGCTCCCGCTCCAGCGCACCTGGGGGCTGGAGGTGGGGACGCTCGCGGCGGCGTACGACGCGGTCGGCGTCGACGGCGCGGCGCAGGTCGACCTCGGGAGTTACGAGCACGACCACCGCGCGGTGTCGGGGCCGACCGGACTCTCCGACATGAGTCGCTCCGTCGGCGCCGCGCTGTTGCGGGCCGCCGAGGACCACGGCGTGCGGGTCGACTACGACGCGTTGCCCGAGGCGTACCGACGGACGGGGGAGTCGTTCATCGACCGATACGCGGCGGACGCGGCGTTCAACGGGCTCTCGTACGACCGCAGCGGCGAGCGTCGACAAGTGCGGACGTACGCGGAGTCCATCGCGCCGCCGGGGCCGGACACGCGCCTGCCGTCGTGGGACGGGGTGGACCTGTCGCCGGCGGCAGTCGCGGAGGCCGCCGACGCCGACGCCCGCGACGCCGCCAACGGGGACGTGAAAGACGCCGACGGGTGACGCCCGCACGCGATGAGGTCACGTCTGACACGACCGCACCGTTGAAGCCAGCCGGCGCGCGATAGGGGGTATGGAGTTCGAGCGCGTCCGTCGCCACACGCCCGTCCGGGTGACGGACGCCGAGCGGCGCGCGGCCGTGCTCGCACCGATCATCGACCGCAGCGGTGAGCCGCACGTCCTGTTCACGAAGCGCGCCGACCACCTCGGGAGCCACCCCGGACAGATGAGCTTCCCCGGGGGCGGCGTCGAGACCATAGACTCGGATCTGACGGCGACGGCGCTGCGCGAAGCTGACGAAGAGATCGGGCTCCGCGCCTCGGAGGTAGACGTGATCGGGCGACTCGACGACATCCAGACCGTCTCCGAGTACGCGGTCACGCCGTTCGTTGGCACCGCACCGGACCGGGAGTACGTCCCCAGCGACGACGAGGTCGCCGAAATCGCGATCCTTGCGGTCGCCGACCTCACCGCGCGCGAGAACTACGAGTCCGAGCGCCGCGACCACCCGCACTACGGCGACATCCGTCTCCACTTCTTCCACGTCGACGGCTACACTGTCTGGGGCGCGACCGGGCGGATGCTCGTGCAGTTGCTCGAACTGCTCACCGACTGGGAGATGCCCGCCGAGGTCGACCGCGTCGTGGACCCCGACGCCGACCTCCCGGTGTAGGTGCGCCCACCACACCTGACACCTGCCTCCCAATCAGACGTAGCTCACGACGACGAGTGCGAGGAAGAACAGCACCAGGAACGTCGCCATAACGATGCCGGTCTTCACCCACCCGTCGACGCCGCTCCCGTGCCACCCCTCGGCGGCGTTGCGCGCCGTCGAGACGATCCCACCTCTGTCTGCGCCGCCTCCGCCGTCCATAGCGGTCGTTCCCGACGCCGTCAGGTACGTCTGCTGACCGATCGAACAGCGCGGGCCGATACTGTCGCGAACACCACGTTTATCGTCCTCAGCGATTTCCTGAGATGTATGGCCGCACAGGCGATGGATCGCGTTCCGCGACGGTCCTAGTTCTCTCTCAGTAGCGTCGTCGCCGCTCGCGACGACTCGACAGCACCGCACCGACCCCGCCGACCAGCCCCCGCTCTACCACCGATGACACACTCCGTATCCACAGCCCCCGACAGCGTCGCCGCCGAAACGAACCTCGACGGGGTCGCGCTCAAGCCGACCGAGTGCGACGTGCGCGTCGCCGCCGACCTCCCGGTCGACCTCGTGTGCGTCGACTACGAGGGTCGCGACGCGATGCCGGACACCGAGACGCTGGCCGCCCTCGCTGAGTCGGTCGACCTCCGCGTGACGACGCCCGTCCGCGCCGACGGGTTCGACCCTCGCGGCGACGACTCGCTGGTCGACGAGCTCCCGCCGGCGGCGAGACGCGTGCTCGTGGCGGGTCACGGCGCCTACCTTACGGACGACGAGCGCCGCCGCGCGGTCGCGCCGCGCCTCGGCGACGCCGTCCGCGCGGTCCGGGCGTCCGGCGACGAACCGTGGGTCGGCACCGAGGGCATCGAGCGCGTCGCGCTCGCCGCCGGCGGCGTCCAGTACGACCTACTGTCGCGGACGACCGAGCGCGACGTACGGGCGTTGCGGGCCGCCGGTTTCGAGGGCGAGGTCGCGCTGTACGCGCCGGTCGTCCCCAGCGACGACGAGGACGCGATCCTTGACGCCGTCGGCGCGTACGCCGCGCGCCGCAGGCCCGTCCGGGAGGCGCTCCCCGACGACGCCGAGACGGACGCCGCGGCGACGGGACGCGCTCGCGAGGTGCTGTCGGCGGCCGTCCGCGACTACGCGCTCGTGGGCGACCCCGAGACGGTGGCCGAGCGCGTCGCCGACCTCCACGCTGTCGGTGTCGACCACGTGGTCGGCTACCCCGCCGCCGGCGTCGACACACTCCGGTAATCCCGTCACGGATCCGCACGCGACCCCAACCGGTTTGAACCGCGACTCACAGTCGGCGGTATGGACGGCGCCCTCCGATCCGCCCTCGACGCCGCGGCTCCCGACCGGGAGGTCCGAGACGTCGCCGCGACCGGGCCGTCGTGGAACGACGACAACGAGACGGTTCGCGTGACCTTCGCCGATGACGACGACCCGAGCGCGCTGTTCTGTAAGGTCGCGCTCGACGGCGACGGGAGCCGCATCGCTCGTGAGCGGGCGGCGCTTGCGGCCGTCAGCGCGGCCGACCGGGTTCCCGTTCCGCGCGTCGTCGCCGCCGACCCGACGGCGTCGGTGCCGTACCTCCTGACGGCCCCGGTGGAGGGCGAGACGCTGTTGGACCGCGGCGCAGACGCCGACGCCGCGACACGGCGTGACCTCGCCCGCGCCGTCGGCCGATCACTCGCGGACCTGCACGACCTGTACGCCGACTCGCTCGACTTCCACGGCGAGATACGCGGCGTGGTCCGCGACGGCGACGGTCGTGTGTCCGGAGTCGACGTTCGGGGCGACCCGTGGACCGACGTGCTCCTCGCCCGGATCGAGTGGATACGGACGGCCTCGCCGTCCGACCGGTTCGACGACCACTTCCGCCGCGTCGCGGAGGTGGTGGCTGCGAACCGCGACCGCCTCGACGACGCGGTGGCGGCGCTGTGTCACTTCGACCTCGCGAAGCCGAACTGCTTCGTCTTGGACGGCGATGGTGACGGCGGGGACGGCGGAGACGACCCACCGACTGCGGGGTTGCTCGACTGGGAACGAGCGTGCGTGGGCGACCCAGTTCGGGACCTCGTTCGAGGGCTTGAACAGGGGTTCGAACCGATGCGCGGGGACGACGAGCAACGGCTGGGCGATGCGTTCCTCGACGGCTACCGGGAGCAGGTCGGCGGCCTCCCGGCCGGCTACGAGGAGCGTGAGCCGATCTATCGCGCGGTTCGCCATCTCGGCGTCTCCGGCTACTTCGAGAACTACGTCCGGTTCGTCGACGAGGACAGCGCGGCGTTCGCGGAGTGGACGGAGGCGGAACTCGACCGTCGACTCGCGCGGGTCTGAGCGCTTCACCCTCTGGCCGGCCTGCCCGCATCCCGCATCCCGCATCGCCGCCCGCACGCCACCGTCACCGTATGCTACCGCCACCCCACGCTACCGCCACCCGAACGCCTACGTGGGCTCACGCGGACGCGCCCGTATGCAACTACTCCACGAGGAGACGACGACGAGCGCGGGCGACGCGTTCGACGACGACGTCGAGGTGGCGATTCTACCGACCGGGTCGGTCGAACAGCACGGCCCCGCGCTCCCGTTGGGGACGGACTTCCTCGCCGCCGAGGCCGTCGCCCGCGGCGTCGACCGCGACGACGCCGTCGTGCTCCCGACGGTACCGGTGGGCGTGTCGGCGCACCACCGCCAGTTCGACGGGACGCTGTGGGCCGAACCCGAGACGTTCGAAGACTACGTCGGCGAGATAGCGGCGTCGGTCGCGAGCCACGGCGTCGACAAACTCGTCTTCTGCAACGGGCACGGCGGCAACTCGGACGCGCTCCAGCGGGCCGCCCGCCGACTCCGCGGCGACCGCATCGCGTACGCCGTGCCGTGGAACTGGTGGGCGAGTCTCGACGGACTCGACGAGGAGTTGTTCGACCAGTCGGGTATCGGCCACGCCGACGCGATGGAGACGAGCATGGTCGCCCACGTCGCGGGCGACCTCGTGCGCGAGGCGCTGCTGGCGGACGCGGAGGCCGGCGCCGCCGACTCCTGGGGGAAGACTGTCCACGGGGCCGAGGTCGGGTTCGACACGGCGGACTTCTCCGAGTCTGGCGCAGTGGGGTCGCCGACACAGGGGACCGCCGAGAAGGGTGAGCGACTGTTCGAGCAGGCGACGAGCGAACTCGACGCGCTGGTCGACTGGCTGGCCGACCAGCCGTTCGACGCGCTCATGCCGGAACCACACCGCTGATCGGCCATGGCAGGCACACGAGTCGCGGTCGTCGGCGGCGGCGCGGTCGGCGTGACAGCCGCCCACGACCTGGCGGTCGCCGGCGCGGACGTGACGCTGTTCGAGAAGGGCGACATCGCCTCCGGCGCGTCGGGACGCGCTGCCGGTGTGCTGTACGACGCCTACGCCGAGGACGTCGACGCCGCGCTCGGCGCGCGGGCGCTGGAGCGCTTCCGGGAGTTCTCCGGGACGGGTGACTTCGGGTTCGTCGACTGCCCGTACGTGATGCTCGCCCGCGAGGGCGACGACCATCTCGCGGAGGCCGTCGAGGGCGCCGCCGAACGGATGCGTGTCCACGACCGACCCGTCGAGACGCTCACGGGCGCGGAGTTGGGCGAACGGTTCCCGACGCTCCGGAGCGACGACGTGGCGGTCGCGGCGGTCGCGAGCAACGCGGGGTGGACCGACCCCGGGAGCTACGTGTCGATGCTGGCCGACCGCGCCGCCGACGCCGGCGTCGAGATTCGGACCGACAGCGAGGTGTCGGTGACGACGACGCCCCCGGGAGTCGCCGTCGCCGACGAGGCGCCCGTCACCCGTCGGTTCGAGGCGGTCGTCGTCGCGGCGGGGGCGCACACGAAACGGGTGCTCGCCGACGCCGGGATACAGATCCCGCTGAAGCCCTACCGGGTGCAGGCGCTCGTTTCGGACCGCCCGTACGACGGGCCGATGTGGTACGACGCGTCGGCGGGCGTGTACGCGCGTCCGCACCCCGCGGGGCTGCTCGCGGGCGA
The DNA window shown above is from Halobaculum marinum and carries:
- a CDS encoding sodium:solute symporter family protein → MAELGTSVVVVLGYLLITLAIGLVAYRLTDRSAEDYYLASRSVGTVVLLFTTFATLLSAFTFFGGPNLAFAAGPEWILVMGLMDGILFALLWYAIGYKQWLVGKAHGYVTLGEMLGDRFGSRGLRGLVAGVSLLWLFPYVMLQQIGAGQALVGLTDGAVPYWAGAALITVFMVAYVALSGLRGVAWTDTLQGVFMLGVVWLAVAWVASAAGGVSALTAGMAQANPEFASLGGGLYSPQWMIGTAVVIAFGVAAFPQVNQRFFMADDARTLKRSFALWPVLVLLLFVPAFLLGSWAVGLGITVPDGSNVLPVLLNEYTPAWFAALVIAGALAAMMSSSDSMLLSGSSYFTRDLYRPFVDPDVSDDREGWIARVGVAVFAASTFAASLLVGGGGGLDVLVTLGDTAFGGYAQLTIPLILALYWSRTTKSGMIAGIVAAEAVYIPHALFVSDVAFLSTTYLTWDYALWCMLLSLVVTVGVSAVTTASPGENAEKFGVSAD
- a CDS encoding DUF3311 domain-containing protein — its product is MTRTRSDLLWVLVFAVLVAFAIPWFLWGDATVVAGLPLWLWWHVGWMVLATVAFYAFTRTGGWDRGVDAEVIRRG
- a CDS encoding HFX_2341 family transcriptional regulator domain-containing protein — its product is MQTHVVPVGFDYDRLIAPLVRDQFDVDRVVLLEGAVGSEANVEYSRNLSKKLETDFRNLLGAETERVAVADVYDYDAAFEQAYDLINAELDADREVWVNVSSMPRPVSFAFATAAHSVTLERQADRDRIHTYYTAPEKYLETELAEELRADRDLLRDLLDGAEGDADEEAKTVAGVDADRVRERLDTATDLLAEFDERGTTIGAKEVDGRHIIELPVASFSNVKPFEEVILFKLGEAGEFESVSELAKALAGTLDEEYTDSFRSKVIYNVDRLGPGGKGYVEQEAHGKSYRTRLSRIGELWVRAHAAEDASDYEW
- a CDS encoding NUDIX hydrolase — encoded protein: MEFERVRRHTPVRVTDAERRAAVLAPIIDRSGEPHVLFTKRADHLGSHPGQMSFPGGGVETIDSDLTATALREADEEIGLRASEVDVIGRLDDIQTVSEYAVTPFVGTAPDREYVPSDDEVAEIAILAVADLTARENYESERRDHPHYGDIRLHFFHVDGYTVWGATGRMLVQLLELLTDWEMPAEVDRVVDPDADLPV
- a CDS encoding carbohydrate ABC transporter permease, with the protein product MSTDDGRIARAVDNALRYPGAAYRLLFAVVVGFFLVFAGFPIYWLLVVAVTPTGAAPGLVPESVTATNVLVVVVGSEFLRYVFNSLVIAACTTVAVVVVASLAGYAFGRLEFPGKRALLIVTLCVAYFPPVAFVIPLFRLLSGALEVSVFGVTATSPDLFNTPAGPGIPLTGLTMPLAIFILTTFFERIPDTLEDAARVEGTTRLGALVRVIVPLSRPGIATAAVLTFLQVYTEFFFSLLMTNGDPQDWAPIVPVIRGLRNANASFAAAAAVIALVPVVLLLALADDHVVAGLTAGYR
- a CDS encoding DUF7388 family protein, whose protein sequence is MTHSVSTAPDSVAAETNLDGVALKPTECDVRVAADLPVDLVCVDYEGRDAMPDTETLAALAESVDLRVTTPVRADGFDPRGDDSLVDELPPAARRVLVAGHGAYLTDDERRRAVAPRLGDAVRAVRASGDEPWVGTEGIERVALAAGGVQYDLLSRTTERDVRALRAAGFEGEVALYAPVVPSDDEDAILDAVGAYAARRRPVREALPDDAETDAAATGRAREVLSAAVRDYALVGDPETVAERVADLHAVGVDHVVGYPAAGVDTLR
- a CDS encoding glycosyl transferase family 2, producing the protein MEYVQERVATLHSFGDAAPDAPTDRAAVVVPMTEREYAGLAAERVLSELESLDPARVVVPLRAPAERVGAFREWLDGFDLPLETLWCDGPRVDGLLSDAGLDGERGKGRDVWLALGRALREEYVVVHDADTKSYSRNYVRRLLFPLANGFDFSKGYYARVENGQLYGRLFRLFYSPLVRALHDANPGSEFLAYMASFRYALAGEFAATSDVVGSLPLQRTWGLEVGTLAAAYDAVGVDGAAQVDLGSYEHDHRAVSGPTGLSDMSRSVGAALLRAAEDHGVRVDYDALPEAYRRTGESFIDRYAADAAFNGLSYDRSGERRQVRTYAESIAPPGPDTRLPSWDGVDLSPAAVAEAADADARDAANGDVKDADG
- a CDS encoding DUF1405 domain-containing protein, translated to MSLLADLTSDDGLPERPDLPWYVAPLPRAVENFGLHVAALVVAVNLVGTAFGFWYYGFHPLPLSDPLITWQLGGTPPSMWVFVPDSPVATLFIALALGLWKLGRSNEYVNALAFFGCWKLGLWTPFVLLAFADGFTATTPLPMYLFLLFSHLAMTVEGFLLYRIADFPVKAVAVALAWYGLNDVVDYFLPIVGTPHHTLMPGQVALEGTLGFTHPSPTHEIAAAGAVVLTLTATFLVLATRVKKFEVGALRSGEPGE